Proteins encoded within one genomic window of Diorhabda sublineata isolate icDioSubl1.1 chromosome 1, icDioSubl1.1, whole genome shotgun sequence:
- the LOC130445699 gene encoding sorting nexin-4-like: MGDHEENQENVIPKPLGTLLNHLEISVSESEKRITGSLNLRDFYTVYLIEVKITDPEFQKNVGKLTTVWRRYTEFEQLHDYLEVTYPYIVIPPLPEKKVLYGWQKISNDTFDPNFVDRRRAGLENFLLRIAAHPILTWDKHFMEFLQHEEDWRESYKANGYLQMVENKFKSLSVSVRLKKPDPEFESVKDYGASLVYNLNNMLKARSRVAEKQYNVHKLHANYGRVFSEWSAIEKDMGDALQKTGHYLDSLASSIDANLEDEELLADQLKEYLFFAYALQNVCRNHELLQLQLEDAEDNVSNKNVERVRVQQGKTGLMSKLFGAVDTEEVREYKLNSLDQQIQEGVAAVDNAKEGICDFTNKAKSDIERFQTQKVLDLRDTLNNYAFLQLKVSRKGLQTWTQIRDCLQSIP, from the exons ATGGGTGACCATgaagaaaatcaagaaaacgtTATACCTAAACCTTTAGGAACCCTGCTAAATCATTTGGAAATTTCTGTATCAGAATCTGAAAAACGCATTACTGGATCACTAAATTTGAGAGATTTTTACACGGTTTATTTAATTGAAGTGAA AATAACAGATCCtgagtttcaaaaaaatgttggaaaattaACTACAGTTTGGCGAAGATACACGGAATTTGAACAGCTTCATGATTATTTAGAGGTTACATATCCCTACATTGTCATTCCTCCTCTCCCTGAAAAGAAGGTTTTATATGGATGGCAAAAAATATCCAACGATACATTTGATCCAAATTTTGTGGATAGAAGAAGAGCTGGactagaaaattttttacttaggATTGCAGCTCATCCGATATTAACATGGGATAAGCATTTTATGGAATTTCTGCAACATGAGGAAGATTGGAGAGAATCCTATAAAGCCAATG GCTATTTACAAAtggttgaaaacaaattcaAGAGCCTTAGCGTTTCGGTCAGACTTAAAAAACCTGATCCAGAATTTGAATCGGTAAAAGATTATGGTGCTTCTCTTGTATATAATCTTAATAATATGCTTAAAGCTCGATCAAGAGTTGCTGAAAAGCAATACAATGTTCATAAGCTTCATGCAAATTATGGACGCGTTTTTAGTGAATGGAGTGCAATAGAAAAAGATATGGGTGATGCTTTACAAAAAACTGGACATTATTTAGATTCGCTGGCATCAAG tATAGACGCAAATCTTGAAGACGAGGAACTTTTAGCGGACCAATTAAAAGAGTACTTATTCTTTGCTTATGCCCTACAAAACGTTTGTAGAAATCATGAGTTGTTGCAACTTCAACTGGAAGACGCCGAAGATAacgtttccaataaaaatgtAGAACGAGTTAGAGTTCAACAAGGAAAAACCGGATTGATGTCAAAGTTATTCGGTGCAGTAGATACTGAAGAGGTGCGAGAAtacaaattaaattcattagatCAACAAATACAAGAGGGAGTTGCAGCAGTTGATAATGCCAAAGAAGGTATATG tgaTTTTACCAACAAAGCAAAAAGTGATATTGAACGGTTCCAAACCCAGAAAGTCTTAGATCTCAGAGATACTCTTAATAATTATGCATTCTTGCAGCTAAAGGTTTCCAGAAAG